One window of the Bacillota bacterium genome contains the following:
- the secF gene encoding protein translocase subunit SecF yields the protein MIRPRAINFMGHSRLWLTLSLVLILVGLAFIALPGYGMRLGIDFTGGSLLDLKFQEPTSTMAIREVMAKHGLGNSVIQRASADGREIIIRTRPLEEELRREVTQDLKSEVSEFEVVRIEEVKGVISRELTQKAFLALAIAVAGMLVYITLRFEFKFAVAAIVALAHDVLIVVGVFSILGMEVNSSFVAAVLAIIGYSINDTIVIFDRIRENLKSRKKESLEEVVNNSLNQTLGRSINTSLTTLLAVGAVFVFGGKTTQDFALALIVGIVSGTYSSLLVASPIWVWWKNREALAKSAKA from the coding sequence ATGATCAGGCCCCGGGCGATAAACTTCATGGGTCACAGCAGGCTCTGGCTCACCCTGTCCCTGGTCCTGATCCTGGTAGGCCTCGCCTTCATTGCCTTGCCAGGCTACGGGATGAGGCTGGGGATCGACTTTACCGGCGGCTCCCTTTTGGACCTCAAGTTCCAGGAGCCCACCAGCACCATGGCCATCAGGGAGGTCATGGCCAAGCACGGGCTTGGTAACAGCGTCATCCAGCGGGCCAGCGCGGACGGGCGGGAGATAATAATCAGGACCCGGCCCTTGGAGGAGGAGCTCCGCCGGGAGGTGACCCAGGACCTCAAGTCCGAGGTTTCCGAGTTCGAAGTGGTCCGCATCGAGGAGGTCAAGGGTGTCATCAGCCGGGAGCTGACCCAGAAGGCCTTCCTGGCCCTGGCGATAGCTGTGGCAGGGATGCTCGTCTATATAACCTTGAGGTTTGAGTTCAAGTTCGCGGTGGCCGCCATTGTTGCCCTGGCGCACGACGTGCTGATAGTGGTGGGTGTCTTCTCCATACTGGGTATGGAGGTCAACAGTTCCTTCGTTGCGGCAGTGCTAGCCATCATCGGCTACTCCATCAACGACACCATCGTCATATTCGACCGCATCCGGGAGAACCTGAAGTCCAGGAAGAAGGAGTCCCTAGAGGAAGTGGTAAATAACAGCCTTAACCAGACTTTGGGTAGGTCCATCAACACATCCCTCACCACCCTCCTTGCCGTGGGAGCCGTGTTTGTGTTCGGTGGGAAGACCACACAGGACTTCGCCCTGGCCCTCATTGTCGGCATAGTGAGTGGCACCTATTCCTCGCTGTTAGTGGCAAGCCCCATCTGGGTGTGGTGGAAGAACCGGGAGGCCCTGGCGAAGTCGGCCAAGGCCTAG
- a CDS encoding asparagine synthase-related protein — protein sequence MKAKGGVEKAIFRRALQGLLPRPILNRRKTPYPKTHNPSYMAMAKQRFQAILEDHVSPLVPLIDQGHVQALLASEDTIHYPWFGQLMTKAHLFVYLIQCDTWRREYRATLV from the coding sequence ATCAAGGCCAAAGGGGGAGTGGAGAAGGCCATATTCAGAAGGGCACTCCAGGGGCTGCTGCCCAGGCCCATACTCAACCGCAGGAAGACACCCTACCCCAAGACTCACAACCCATCCTACATGGCCATGGCCAAGCAGCGGTTCCAGGCCATCCTGGAGGATCACGTGTCACCCCTGGTGCCCTTGATTGACCAGGGGCACGTGCAGGCATTGCTGGCATCCGAGGATACCATCCACTACCCCTGGTTTGGGCAGCTGATGACGAAGGCCCATCTCTTCGTTTACCTCATCCAGTGTGACACGTGGCGGAGGGAGTACAGGGCTACTCTAGTTTGA